The following proteins come from a genomic window of Brachionichthys hirsutus isolate HB-005 chromosome 20, CSIRO-AGI_Bhir_v1, whole genome shotgun sequence:
- the ubxn2a gene encoding UBX domain-containing protein 2A yields the protein MKEIDTAGHENEKCEENEEEAPMRRTFSVEDLLDEVEKICYDASGTSKVEMVVRLWKDGFTVNDEEFRSYSIPENQDFLDAIKRGELPTEWESRAEEEELEISVEDLIEENYVPKKRAFHPFTGRGYRLGSVAPRVVARSPSVHEDGESLPIPLVTLDHTLPVTSLQIWLADGRRLVQRFNLSHRITDVKDFVARSQRSCPPFVLTTSLPFRELDNTELSLEEADLSNAVIVQRPLNTQAPFGHS from the exons aTGAAAGAGATTGACACCGCGggccatgaaaatgaaaagtg CGaggaaaatgaagaggaggctcCAATGAGGCGTACCTTCTCAGTGGAAGACCTCCTCGATGAGGTGGAGAAGATTTGCTACGATGCCTCAGGGACGTCAAAG GTGGAGATGGTGGTGAGGCTGTGGAAGGATGGCTTCACCGTAAATGATGAGGAGTTTCGCAGCTACTCAATTCCAGAGAATCAAGACTTTCTGGATGCCATCAAAAGGGG GGAGCTTCCAACTGAGTGGGAAAgccgagcagaggaggaggagctggagatcAGTGTGGAGGATCTAATAGAGGAAAACTATGTTCCGAAGAAAAGGGCTTTTCATCCATTCACCGGCAGGGGATACCGACTTGGCAG CGTTGCACCCAGAGTAGTGGCCAGGTCGCCATCTGTGCACGAGGATGGAGAATCTCTCCCTATTCCCTTGGTAACACTAGACCACACCCTTCCTGTTACCTCACTGCAGATCTGGTTGGCTGATGGAAGACGATTGGTGCAGCGGTTTAACCTATCACATCG GATCACCGACGTTAAAGATTTCGTGGCACGGTCCCAGAGGAGCTGCCCACCTTTCGTTTTGACAACGTCGCTTCCCTTTCGTGAGCTCGACAACACAGAGTTAAGTCTAGAAGAGGCAGATTTGTCCAATGCTGTCATTGTCCAGAGGCCTCTGAACACACAGGCACCATTTGGACACTCCTGA
- the mfsd2b gene encoding major facilitator superfamily domain-containing protein 2B — protein METESSRVVTEEQDKLPASGSVTQAHARRSQSHVQFQPLTHTAQWQAPRTLAHTRSHSHTHFGASLHTQKYGCHLTHSLSAMTRGERGAQDSAGRLIKPTDPLFPKAPQQTELGHKLTFCSKLCFAIGGAPKEVAASATAFFLQIYLLDVAQINAFQASMVLFIGKAWGAVTDPIVGFLITKSRWTKIGRLMPWMVGCTPFLVVSYFYLWFVPPFISGRFIWYLGFYCLYQTLITCFHVPYSALTMFLSTDQKERDSATAYRMTMEVLGTLVGAAIQGQIVASAHTLKHCSTHNVSANYVDNSSGAEIIKSLVHSQEYLSHSKEVYMIAAGVIGVVFLICTVVMFLGVRERDDPYAPKTEKQIPFHKGFLLVMRHPPYLTLTAAFLFITVAIQLVQSNFVLFCTYAADLRDHFQNIVLTILVSAVISIPFWQWFLQKFGKKTAAFCGITWIMPFTLMLVFIPNVVVAYVVAVSSGLSVAASLLLPWSMLPDVVDDFRLANPYCKGHEAIFYSFYVFFTKFAAGISLGVSTLCLEFAGYDTGACKQPAPVVYTLKLLIGAAPVAFIITGLMILVLYPISENVRLRNKGCLDELR, from the exons ATGGAGACCGAGAGCAGCAGAGTTGTCACAGAGGAGCAGGACAAGCTCCCAGCCTCTGGATCCGTCACTCAGGCGCACGCACGGAGGAGTCAGAGCCACGTCCAGTTTCAGCCGCTGACACACACCGCGCAGTGGCAGGCTCCTCGCACTCTTGCTCACACTCGGAGTCACAGCCACACTCACTTCGGTGCGTCCTTACACACACAGAAGTACGGCTGTCACCTCACGCACAGCCTGTCAGCCATGAccaggggagagaggggagcgCAGGACTCTGCAGGGAGGCTCATCAAGCCCACGGACCCACTCTTCCCCAAAGCTCCACAGCAG ACGGAGTTGGGCCACAAGCTGACGTTCTGCAGTAAACTGTGTTTTGCCATTGGGGGTGCGCCGAAGGAGGTTGCTGCCAGTGCCACAGCCTTCTTCCTGCAAATCTACCTGCTTGATGTCGCACAG aTCAATGCCTTTCAAGCCTCCATGGTGCTCTTCATCGGCAAAGCCTGGGGTGCAGTGACAGACCCTATTGTCGGTTTCCTCATCACAAAGAGCAGATGGACCAAGATTGGCAGACTCATGCCCTG GATGGTGGGTTGCACTCCATTCCTTGTGGTCTCCTATTTCTACCTCTGGTTTGTTCCTCCGTTCATCTCTGGGAGGTTCATCTGGTACCTAGGCTTCTACTGTCTCTACCAAACCCTCATCACT TGCTTCCATGTGCCTTATTCTGCTCTCACCATGTTCCTGAGCACGGACCAGAAGGAAAGAGATTCAGCCACTGCGTACC GAATGACGATGGAGGTGCTGGGAACACTTGTGGGTGCTGCCATCCAGGGCCAGATTGTTGCAAGTGCTCACACTCTGAAACACTGCTCGACTCACAACGTGTCTGCCAATTACGTTGATAATAGCAGCGGGGCCGAGATCATCAAGAGCCTGGTGCACTCCCAGGAGTACCTGTCACACTCT aagGAGGTTTACATGATTGCCGCTGGCGTTATAGGAGTTGTGTTCCTCATCTGCACTGTGGTGATGTTCCTGGGAGTGAGAGAGCGAGACG ATCCGTACGCCCCGAAGACAGAAAAGCAGATCCCGTTCCATAAGGGCTTCCTCCTGGTGATGAGACATCCGCCATATCTCACTCTAACGGCTgcgttcctcttcatcaccgttGCCATTCAG CTGGTACAGAGCAACTTTGTCCTCTTCTGCACTTACGCTGCCGACCTGAGGGATCACTTCCAGAATATTGTGTTGACCATCCTG GTTTCTGCAGTGATAAGCATCCCGTTTTGGCAGTGGTTTCTTCAGAAGTTTGGGAAAAAAACGGCGGCATTTTGCGGTATCACA TGGATCATGCCCTTTACCTTGATGCTGGTGTTTATCCCCAATGTTGTGGTGGCCTACGTAGTGGCTGTGTCGTCTGGACTCAGTGTGGCCGcctcgctgctgctgccatg GTCGATGCTGCCAGATGTGGTGGATGACTTCAGACTGGCCAACCCCTACTGTAAAGGTCATGAAGCCATCTTCTACTCCTTCTATGTGTTTTTCACCAAGTTTGCTGCCGGAATATCGCTGGGAGTGTCCACCTTGTGCCTGGA ATTTGC